The genomic DNA AACACAAACTGCTTTCTGTAGACATTTAACATCTGAACTGgaaggaaacagacagaaactaatttaaaaatacaagatatctatttagtttattaaacaGTCATGAGTTCAAAaactttgaagaaaacaaattcataaaagcaaaaaatgtggaagccacaaagaggaagagaacTATTTCTGAAGACATGAACTGAAAAGCGGaatgcacagtggcacagttggtagagctgctgccttgcagcaagaaggtcctgggttcgattcccggcccgggatctttctgcatggagtttgcatgttctccctgtgcatggtgggttctctccgggtttccacagtccaaaaacatgactgtcaggttaattggtttctctaaattctccctaggtgtgagtgtgtgtgcctggttgtttgtcttgtatgtctttgtgttgccctgcgacagactggcgacctgtccagggtgaccccgcctctcgcccggaacgcagctggagaggaaccagcaaccctcccgaccccatttagggaagaagggtgttcagaaaatggatggatggatgaactgaAAAGCTTCTGTTGTTCTTGTTAGCTGTTCAGTTTCTCAGTTTGTAGCATCAAGAATGCAACAGTTCCCTTCTGGTTACTGACATCACTCTAATTTAGCATAAATGTCGTCTGGAGGAACTTTACTTATTCAAATTGATGTGGTCACCAAACGTTGCATCAGCTTCAGTTCGTTATTCAAGTTAGATTAAAAAGTTTCCATGTCAGGAAACTCAGCAGGTTTCATGGAGTCGCTGTCGTGCAGCgttcactcctcctggacgGAGAAACAGTAGCTTGGGTTTGGACTTTACAGCAATCAAACAACAAAGTGGGCATCAGAGGACTGGAGGAGAACATATCCATGGTTGAGCACAGGGTCCTGGTCATGACTGGTCTAAATACAGAGAAACCAGGAAGTCACTAAGACCAAAACTaccagctgcagaggaagaagtCGAGGCTGAACATAATGGGCGTTGGTGGAAAGTAAAGTCTGAATAAGAACTCtgtgttattaaaaatgttcatctcTCCTTTCATGGCTTCATTGATCTGATGCTGAAGGTTTTATCCCATGAAATAAAGAACTGACGTGGTTTACAAAAGCTTCATTATCCGTCATTGATGGCTACTGTAAGAATAACAACTAACTGATCCAGCAGTTCCTCCAGAGGTTTTATGGGAAactgtttccatagcaacatgTTAGTTTCCTGCAGCACCTGATGTTTCCTAGTGTTTCTGATTCTGTGAGTCtgtctcctggttctgatccagttctgatccggttctgatccggttctgatctaAATGCTTCTCAGGTGAAAACCCAAGCAGGACCTGCAAGctgccagcagggggagcagttctgctggttctggtcggtcTGCTGGCTGCTGCTCTCATCGTCATCTGCAGACTCTGTGAGTTCATCCTGATAGATCAGTCTTTCCATTGACTTTAACTCTTGAAGGTCAAAGCAGAAACTAGATGATTTTATGAAGATCTTCACACTGAATGAATGTTGTCTTCagctaatttcttgtttttccatcagCTTTTGTCATCCTGGAGACCAGAGAAAGTCTCCAAACCCAGAAAGAGGAGATTGAAGCTCTGGTGAAAAACGTCTCAGGTGAGACAGTCAGTGTGGAAGATGTCCACCAGGTTCAGGTGTCATGCAGACAGTGTTTGGAGAGGAGCTTTCTACTTCACACTTCATCTCACTTTCTGCTCTCGAATTAGCCCCAAAATATTTGACTCTATCAGAAGCTTTATGCTGGATTCTTATTAACAAGCTTCCTTACATGATCATTTCCATCTTGTCCTCCTCGTTATGGGTTCAGTTTCTTTTCTGGTTCTCCAGACATCTCTGGAAAGTTCCTTTGAGGTCAGGCATCTCTCCCCAACATTATATCGGCCATTTTGTCTGTATAGGAGCCACTTCCACAGCCTCCAGCCAGGGTGTCTCTGACCAGACTACAAGCTTTAGTTGGCTGGTTATTCCAGGTGTGCCATTCCTACATCCACAATAATCCCAGTGATTTACTCCATGCACACACTTGCCTCTGTTCAATTTAATCCAGAATCGTTTGGGGTCCTGTGTGGGCTCaggaaaatagaataaaataaatttctgccaaaactcTAACCCCGTACTGAGTCTTTATCTCCTAATCCTCCAGCATTCTCCCCCCAAAAAGACAATCCAAGCTCATTCATCCCTTCATCCTCTTCTTGCAATacatctttaaaattatttagtacTGGTGCGGTCCTTGCTAGTGAAATGGACCACAGGAACATTCATAACTGTCTGTTTGTCCAAATGGCTGATGaactaaacaaataaaggaCAGAGCAATGTGGcagctaaaaccaatgaaaCACGCTGagaaacagaagctgcagctgtaaAACCCTGTGCAGCGACATTCAAGGTGAAGAATCGGGTCCAAGTTTCTCCCCAACAGCCGTTGCCACATCATCAAATTTATCACCACAGAACCCCAAAACTTTCTGGCATCTTCTATGACATCGGTGATATTCCAGgcaaccaaaaacattaaattcagcAACAATGAATGCTCAAATGAATATTATTTGGGGAATTTAGCAATTGAAGTCCATTTGAGGGTTGCAGTGTGCAGGAAAAGAACTGACTGGAGTCTGTCTGGGGAAATTCACTGAGAATGAGAGAACATTTGGGCACTAAGGAAACTGGACTAATGCaactttttaattatgtttatagataaattttagattttttttactggattaGACTCTACTGCAATGGACCATTTTATTTGACTCTGCAACATTGTGACATGTCCACACTTATTATATTATGTACACacacaattaataaaatatatgttacaTGTTAGCTTTTTGGAACATTAATTATACagttgctgtttgttctccaGTTCACCAACAAAAAGCCAAAGTGTGAACATGTTTGTTCATCAGTTCAacttcagaagaagaaaataactgattgaggtcaaaactgtttttatttttctaaaaagaacTAAAATCCTCAGAGCAGTCAGCATGTCCATCCTGTCCTCCACCTCCTGCAGTAAAAAGTAAGTTTATGATCTGATCTTTGTCTCATTTCTGTCCTCTAATGATGTTAAAGAGACGTTGATGGactgacagaaacaggaagttagatTGTAGCTGCAGGACAGAAGACGCCTCCTGCTGTCTCCAAATCACACAAACATCTACAGAGATTTATTCCTCCTGCTTCACTGAAGTCTTTGTCTTTAAAGATCTGACACGTCTGAAGTGTGAACCAGGCTGGGAGAAATATGGAGGAAACTGTTATTATTTCTCCACCACTGAATCCTCCTGGATTAACAGCAGAAGTTCCTGCGTTGATCGTGGATCAGACCTGGTGAAGATcgacagcagagaggagcaggTATGAAACTCTGCTGCAGGTTCAGATTCTCTCTCATTTCATCTCATCATCATGATTCTTCATCTCAACTcagaaaatctcattttaaCAACTTTTCCTGTTCAGATCTTCCTGGAGAGCAGACTGAGAAACTTGATGAAGGACGATGAGGACAGGTTCTGGATCGGACTGACGGACTCTGTGGAAGAAGGAAAATGGTTCTGGGTGGACGGATCTGCTCTGGATAAAAGGTTTGACTGTTGGACAAATACTTTGCTCTATTTGAAGAATTCAGTTCTTATCCTTAAATAAcgtttctgttcttcttcttaGTTTGAGTTTTTGGTCTTCCAAGCAGCCAGACGACCTGGGTGTGAATGATCTACCTGGAGCGGACTGCGTGAGGATGGGGATGCCAGAAGAGAACAACCTGAACTGTTGGGCTGACAGAAACTGTGATTCTCCTCAGAAAAGTATCTGTGAGAAAACAGCCCAAGTTGTGCTGTGCTTGTGTTAAATTCACTTTGTTCTTCATCTTCCagtaaaatgttcatgttggaTTTATTCTGTTCTCAGTAtcaactgaaagaaaataaatctttctgtaaacaataaaaaaactttttaagccattttcttctgtttaagtTGAAACGTGTTAATTTGTGGTGATTAGAAACATTTCTGAGGTTTGGAAAGAAGTTGAAGAACTTCAGGATCAGAGGGAGAAACTCAAAACGTCTTTATTAAAAATCCAAACCAAAGATCTAGAAACTCAGTTAGCTGAACAAACATATTACAATGTCTCATTTGAGACGCAATGAAGTGTTTTTTAATGTGTCAAAGACTAAAGAGTTTTAGATTAAAGGAGGATGAGGAAGCAGACAGCAGAGGAATATATACACATCATATTTGTTGGTCAATATTCCATTTCTTTCAGCCTCTACTGATGACAGACTCTCTCCTAAGTTGCTCTGATGAGCAACCAAATTATATGCAACCATCCATGAAGCTGCACGGCTCATCGCGCTTGTGATGATTCAATTATGCTCAGGTCCACTAGGTGGCAATCATGAGTTCATGTGAATGCATAAATGTAAAGAACAGGACAACAGAAGGAGAGTCTTGTCTTGGGTGACACACCCAATGAGACTTTAATAAAAGTGTTTGAGCAATACAAGAAGCCTGGTCATTATCAAACATGAATATAACATGGTGTCAGGAGTGAACTGAAAGGCCGACCATGGAGCTGAAACCGCCGGAGAGCTTGAAGCTGACGGGAAACGTGGATGAGCATTGGCGTGCCTTCAAACAACGCTTTCaactagtgatggtgagatgaagcctcatgagccacttgagccaactggttcgagaaagggttaatttcttgaggcttcatgtgcacacgacaccacctactggccaggtgtataatcacaaccagctgtatcttaacacgaGTGATGAATTGAAtgtttgtctattatggctcttgggaatgacttcacaaaaggtgaagaaaaaaagagacaaagagagagagaaagagatatatagagatagagatagagagaaatatatatacaaaaaaatcctatcctgtcccacagctaccttaaaaatcctaatataaaaattaagaactttaaaactaactaaccaatcctatttataatagcgagattattagtaaaaagctcaaattaaataaataacccaattataactaataaatagtaaagtctaaaaacattaaatattaatcccagaaaaataaataaagaggaagggggggaaaattaatttagatcaataccttgtttattccagagcaaatctgcttatgatgtgtgtgatgatgatattggagttcaaggtaactcaagttaaatcaagtggtgaaaactcacgtatccttaatattagaattaaaattaaaattaaaaataggatagctgtgggacaggataggattttctcttttttcctttctctgtgtctccctctctgtatatatatatatttttttctctctctctctttctctctcattgtctctgttttttctctttctctctctttttctgtctgtatgtatctatctctttctctctgtaaatatctattttttatttttctgtttctctctatctctagatctatatatctttctctctctctttgcctgtgtcttttttctctccctctttctgtatctgtgtctctctctctctctctctctctcagaggacgaagagttgtggacgacgtgcggcggcccgtgctttcctatgacttcctagtgaaactgccctatatatatatatatatatatatatatatatatatatatatatatatatatatatatatatatatatatatatatatatatatatatatatatatatatatatatatatatatatatatatatatatatatttatatatatatattctccctacctgtctcaaactaaataaccacaatccaaactatcaaaactctatccactctctcaactgaccgcaactcgcctacaacaacccacattttgaatggagtcTGTGGGGTTTCcaaaccccgcgccaaaatctgagccacttcccgaagcagtcacgtggtacagccgggcagcgaggcttcggacgtcatcgttttcggctcctcccctaaatgaagcaagcctcgatacgcgctttacggaaacgccccctccattactcgacacacgcctcgaagcctcggctcatcacgtaacatcactacttTCAACTATATGTCGCCGCAAAGGGTTTGGAGACAAAGCCGGACTCAAGAAAGGTAGCGATGTTGCTGACCATAGCGGGAGTGCAGGCTTTGGAGGTCTAcaacatatttgtgtttgatgaaccagaag from Gambusia affinis linkage group LG14, SWU_Gaff_1.0, whole genome shotgun sequence includes the following:
- the LOC122843492 gene encoding CD209 antigen-like protein E isoform X1 gives rise to the protein MKHEADAATEERKSQQRREAGGKRLQETSAEAVFVFSFLIMRRSQRHTEGENPSRTCKLPAGGAVLLVLVGLLAAALIVICRLSFVILETRESLQTQKEEIEALVKNVSELKSSEQSACPSCPPPPAVKNLTRLKCEPGWEKYGGNCYYFSTTESSWINSRSSCVDRGSDLVKIDSREEQIFLESRLRNLMKDDEDRFWIGLTDSVEEGKWFWVDGSALDKSLSFWSSKQPDDLGVNDLPGADCVRMGMPEENNLNCWADRNCDSPQKSICEKTAQVVLCLC
- the LOC122843492 gene encoding CD209 antigen-like protein E isoform X2 — its product is MKHEADAATEERKSQQRREAGGKRLQETSAEAVFVFSFLIMRRSQRHTEGENPSRTCKLPAGGAVLLVLVGLLAAALIVICRLSFVILETRESLQTQKEEIEALVKNVSDLTRLKCEPGWEKYGGNCYYFSTTESSWINSRSSCVDRGSDLVKIDSREEQIFLESRLRNLMKDDEDRFWIGLTDSVEEGKWFWVDGSALDKSLSFWSSKQPDDLGVNDLPGADCVRMGMPEENNLNCWADRNCDSPQKSICEKTAQVVLCLC